The Frondihabitans australicus genome includes a region encoding these proteins:
- the gcvP gene encoding aminomethyl-transferring glycine dehydrogenase, translated as MSGALVQGVAADGFVDRHIGTTPPEQRAMLDLLGHDSVESLVRAAVPDAISALPLPSSVLPEPVGEQEALAELRTLASRNRVNRSMIGLGYYGTVTPSVIQRNVLENPSWYTAYTPYQPEISQGRLEALINFQTMVSELTGLTTANASMLDESTAVVEGMLLARRASKSASNRFVVDADALPQTKALLAGRARAVGIELVEVSLAAAEPASLPESFGVFVQYPGASGRVWDPAPVVDAVHAVGGLAVVAADLLALTLLTAPGEFGADVAVGTSQRFGVPMGFGGPHAGYMAVRTGLERQLPGRLVGVSQDAVGNPAYRLSLQTREQHIRREKATSNICTAQVLLAVMASMYAVYHGPWGLTHIARRTHQHATDLAAGAQAAGLALAADVFFDTVALAVPGRAHEIVAAAHERGYLLHAPDADTVSVAVDETTTREDLEAVGDLLGFAVPTGSTSPIPAGLERTSDFLTHPVFRTHRSETSMMRYLKHLADKDYALDRGMIPLGSCTMKLNAATEMAAVTWPEFAGIHPFAPAADVEGYLELIGQLEGWLAEVTGYDTVSLQPNAGSQGELAGLLAIRGYHLSRGDEARTVCLIPESAHGTNAASAVLAGLRVVVVACDAQGNVDLGDLRAKVASHADELAALMVTYPSTHGVYEHDIRDITDAVHDAGGQVYVDGANLNALLGYARFGEFGGDVSHLNLHKTFCIPHGGGGPGVGPVAAKAHLAPFLPGHPLAQQADRRTGAVQEAGERLAHAGVPVSAAPYGSPSILPISWAYVRMMGTRGLTDATGAAVLAANYVAARLREHYPVLYAGEGGLVAHECILDLRPLREATGVTVDDVAKRLIDYGFHAPTMSFPVAGTLMVEPTESEDLAELDRFVEAMIAIRAEADRVGAGEWAADESPLRGAPHTAESVIAGEWTAAYTREEAVYPVRSLVRSKYWPPVRRIDQAYGDRNLFCACPPVEAFA; from the coding sequence ATGAGCGGGGCTCTCGTCCAGGGCGTCGCCGCCGACGGCTTCGTCGACCGCCACATCGGCACGACGCCGCCCGAGCAGCGGGCGATGCTCGACCTGCTCGGCCACGACAGCGTCGAGTCCCTCGTCCGCGCCGCCGTGCCCGACGCCATCTCCGCCCTGCCGCTTCCGAGCAGCGTGCTGCCCGAGCCCGTGGGGGAGCAGGAGGCACTGGCCGAGCTCCGCACGCTGGCCTCCCGCAACCGCGTCAACCGCTCGATGATCGGCCTCGGCTACTACGGCACGGTCACCCCGAGCGTGATCCAGCGGAACGTGCTCGAGAACCCGAGCTGGTACACCGCCTACACGCCGTACCAGCCCGAGATCTCGCAGGGTCGGCTCGAAGCGCTCATCAACTTCCAGACGATGGTCTCCGAGCTCACCGGTCTCACGACGGCGAACGCGTCGATGCTCGACGAGTCGACGGCGGTCGTCGAGGGCATGCTCCTCGCCCGCCGCGCCTCGAAGTCCGCGTCGAACCGCTTCGTCGTCGACGCCGACGCCCTGCCGCAGACCAAGGCTCTGCTCGCGGGGCGCGCCCGGGCGGTCGGCATCGAGCTGGTCGAGGTCTCGCTGGCCGCGGCAGAGCCCGCCTCGCTGCCGGAGAGCTTCGGCGTGTTCGTGCAGTACCCGGGGGCGAGCGGGCGGGTCTGGGATCCTGCGCCCGTCGTCGACGCCGTTCACGCGGTCGGCGGCCTCGCGGTCGTCGCGGCCGACCTGCTCGCCCTCACGCTGCTCACGGCGCCGGGCGAATTCGGAGCCGACGTCGCCGTCGGCACCAGCCAGCGCTTCGGCGTGCCCATGGGCTTCGGCGGCCCGCACGCCGGCTACATGGCCGTGCGCACCGGCCTCGAGCGGCAGCTGCCCGGCCGCCTCGTCGGCGTCTCGCAAGACGCAGTGGGCAACCCCGCCTACCGCCTCAGCCTGCAGACGCGCGAGCAGCACATCCGCCGCGAGAAGGCCACGTCGAACATCTGCACCGCCCAGGTGCTCCTGGCCGTCATGGCGTCCATGTACGCCGTGTACCACGGCCCGTGGGGGCTCACCCACATCGCGAGGCGAACGCACCAGCACGCGACCGATCTGGCCGCAGGAGCACAGGCGGCCGGCCTCGCCCTCGCCGCAGACGTGTTCTTCGACACCGTCGCCCTCGCCGTCCCGGGCCGAGCCCACGAGATCGTCGCCGCGGCCCACGAGCGCGGCTACCTGCTGCACGCGCCCGACGCCGACACGGTCTCCGTCGCGGTCGACGAGACCACCACCAGGGAGGACCTCGAGGCGGTCGGCGACCTGCTCGGGTTCGCCGTGCCGACCGGGTCGACGTCGCCGATCCCCGCGGGGCTCGAGCGCACGAGCGACTTCCTCACGCACCCGGTGTTCCGCACGCATCGGTCCGAGACCAGCATGATGCGCTACCTCAAGCATCTGGCCGACAAGGACTACGCGCTCGATCGCGGCATGATCCCCCTCGGCTCCTGCACCATGAAGCTCAACGCCGCCACCGAGATGGCCGCCGTGACCTGGCCCGAGTTCGCCGGGATCCACCCGTTCGCGCCCGCGGCCGACGTCGAGGGCTACCTCGAGCTCATCGGTCAGCTCGAGGGCTGGCTCGCCGAGGTCACCGGCTACGACACCGTATCGCTGCAGCCCAACGCCGGCAGCCAGGGTGAGCTCGCCGGGCTCCTCGCGATCCGCGGCTACCACCTGTCGCGCGGCGACGAGGCGCGCACGGTGTGCCTGATCCCCGAGAGCGCTCACGGCACGAACGCCGCCAGTGCGGTGCTCGCCGGGCTCCGCGTCGTCGTCGTGGCGTGCGACGCCCAGGGCAACGTCGACCTCGGCGACCTGCGGGCGAAGGTCGCCTCGCACGCCGACGAGCTCGCGGCGCTCATGGTCACGTACCCGTCGACGCACGGCGTCTACGAGCACGACATCCGCGACATCACGGACGCCGTGCACGACGCCGGCGGTCAGGTCTATGTCGACGGCGCGAACCTCAACGCCCTGCTCGGCTACGCGCGGTTCGGGGAGTTCGGCGGCGACGTGTCGCACCTGAACCTCCATAAGACCTTCTGCATCCCGCACGGCGGCGGAGGGCCGGGTGTGGGGCCTGTCGCGGCGAAGGCGCACCTGGCGCCGTTCCTGCCGGGGCACCCGCTGGCGCAGCAGGCCGACCGTCGCACCGGGGCGGTGCAGGAGGCCGGCGAGCGACTCGCTCACGCCGGAGTGCCGGTGAGCGCTGCGCCGTACGGGTCCCCGAGCATCCTGCCGATCTCGTGGGCCTACGTCCGCATGATGGGCACCAGGGGCCTCACGGACGCCACCGGGGCCGCCGTCCTCGCCGCGAACTATGTCGCGGCGCGCCTGCGCGAGCACTACCCGGTGCTGTACGCCGGCGAGGGCGGCCTCGTGGCGCACGAGTGCATCCTCGATCTGCGGCCGCTGCGCGAGGCCACCGGGGTGACGGTCGACGACGTGGCCAAGCGGCTCATCGACTACGGCTTCCACGCCCCGACGATGTCGTTCCCGGTCGCCGGCACGCTCATGGTCGAGCCGACCGAGAGCGAGGACCTCGCCGAGCTCGACCGCTTCGTCGAGGCGATGATCGCCATCCGCGCCGAGGCCGACCGCGTCGGCGCGGGCGAGTGGGCGGCCGACGAGTCGCCGCTGCGCGGGGCGCCGCACACGGCGGAGAGCGTCATCGCGGGGGAGTGGACGGCCGCGTACACGCGCGAGGAGGCCGTCTACCCGGTTCGCTCGCTCGTGCGGTCGAAGTACTGGCCGCCCGTGCGGCGCATCGACCAGGCCTACGGCGACCGCAACCTCTTCTGCGCCTGCCCGCCCGTGGAAGCCTTCGCCTAG
- the gcvH gene encoding glycine cleavage system protein GcvH, protein MTDLTTLKYTAEHEWLLIDGDTATVGITDYAADKLGDVVYVDLPAVGSTVEAGTVVGEIESTKSVGELFAPVLGTVSEINDAVVDSPDLVNSSPFGDGWLVKITLSGDLPTLLSRDEYVALTAE, encoded by the coding sequence GTGACCGACCTCACCACCCTGAAGTACACCGCGGAGCACGAGTGGCTCCTGATCGACGGCGACACCGCCACCGTCGGCATCACCGACTACGCCGCCGACAAGCTGGGCGACGTCGTCTACGTCGACCTGCCCGCGGTCGGCAGCACCGTCGAGGCGGGCACCGTCGTCGGCGAGATCGAGTCGACGAAGTCGGTCGGCGAGCTCTTCGCCCCCGTGCTCGGCACCGTCTCCGAGATCAACGACGCCGTCGTCGACAGCCCCGACCTCGTCAACTCGTCGCCGTTCGGCGACGGCTGGCTGGTGAAGATCACGCTCTCCGGCGACCTCCCGACCCTCCTCTCGCGCGACGAGTACGTCGCCCTCACCGCCGAATGA
- the gcvT gene encoding glycine cleavage system aminomethyltransferase GcvT: MSDSPTPPGEPSELLLAEGAQEPRHSPLHEVHVAAGASFTDFAGWQMPVRYSSDLQEHHAVRTAAGLFDLSHMAEIAVVGDEAGDFLDHALAGTLSTIAVGRAKYSLLLSTDGGIVDDLVVYRLDEHDYLVVANAANREAAFALLARRADGFDVTVDDESDDTALIAIQGPESAGVLDELVASDRLAPDSPVDDLRYYRVLRATFDDVPLLIARTGYTGEDGFELYIEPDSAPALWEALAEAGAPRGVVPAGLASRDTLRLEAGMPLYGHELGLDTKPVQAGLGRVVDMTKPSFAGREGVTPAPDARVLVGLALEGRRAARAEYDVVDSAGAVVGVVTSGALSPTLGHPVAMAYVDPGVADAGTSLGVDVRGTVIPATVVALPFYKRS, from the coding sequence ATGTCCGATTCCCCCACCCCTCCCGGCGAACCGTCCGAGCTGCTGCTGGCGGAGGGGGCGCAGGAGCCGCGGCACAGCCCCCTCCACGAGGTCCACGTCGCCGCCGGCGCCTCCTTCACCGACTTCGCCGGCTGGCAGATGCCCGTCCGCTACTCCTCCGACCTGCAGGAGCACCACGCCGTCCGCACCGCGGCCGGGCTGTTCGACCTGTCGCACATGGCCGAGATCGCCGTCGTGGGCGACGAGGCGGGCGACTTCCTCGACCACGCCCTGGCCGGCACCCTCTCGACCATCGCCGTGGGGCGGGCGAAGTACTCGCTGCTGCTGTCGACGGACGGCGGGATCGTGGACGACCTCGTGGTCTACCGCCTCGACGAGCACGACTACCTCGTGGTGGCGAACGCCGCCAATCGCGAGGCCGCCTTCGCCCTGCTCGCGCGCCGCGCCGACGGCTTCGACGTCACCGTCGACGACGAGAGCGACGACACCGCGCTCATCGCGATCCAGGGCCCCGAGTCGGCGGGCGTGCTCGACGAGCTCGTCGCCTCCGACCGCCTCGCTCCCGACTCGCCGGTCGACGACCTCCGCTACTACCGCGTGCTGCGGGCGACCTTCGACGACGTGCCGCTTCTCATCGCGCGCACCGGGTACACCGGCGAGGACGGCTTCGAGCTGTACATCGAGCCCGACTCGGCTCCTGCGCTCTGGGAGGCCCTGGCCGAGGCCGGCGCGCCCCGCGGCGTCGTGCCCGCGGGGCTCGCGAGCCGCGACACGCTGCGCCTCGAGGCGGGCATGCCGCTCTACGGCCACGAACTCGGCCTCGACACGAAGCCGGTCCAGGCCGGCCTCGGGCGCGTGGTCGACATGACGAAGCCGTCGTTCGCCGGCCGCGAGGGCGTGACGCCTGCTCCTGACGCCCGCGTGCTCGTCGGCCTCGCCCTCGAGGGCCGTCGCGCCGCCCGCGCCGAGTACGACGTCGTCGACTCCGCCGGGGCCGTCGTCGGCGTCGTCACGAGCGGCGCCCTGTCGCCCACGCTCGGCCACCCGGTGGCGATGGCCTACGTCGACCCGGGCGTCGCCGACGCGGGCACGTCGCTCGGCGTCGACGTGCGCGGCACCGTGATCCCGGCGACCGTCGTCGCCCTCCCGTTCTACAAGCGCTCCTAG
- a CDS encoding beta-1,6-N-acetylglucosaminyltransferase → MPVDSPELACVVLAHSDPAQVHRLIEALDPFPVFLHVDANTAEPVFDAIVRDLPERVTILRRIPTPWATWGAVEAEIEGYRAALGVPGITHVALVSGADYPIAPIDDIRRMLREHPGDSFGATSPLPYSEWGHSGGFDRLRYRHWARGKRMLRLPIPRSLPKGVDFAGGATSKILAVDHARALVATYDARPDLVAFWRRSWSADETFVNSILNTPAFVPGWRDAHVNTPLWWIDWGGPRKKSPPWLTLVDLPRLETRHVDDAQLVPCTFARKFSTQASTDLMDALDAKLGLRPGAAAR, encoded by the coding sequence ATGCCCGTCGACTCCCCCGAGCTCGCCTGCGTGGTCCTCGCCCACAGCGATCCCGCGCAGGTGCACCGCCTGATCGAGGCCCTCGACCCGTTCCCCGTGTTCCTGCACGTCGATGCGAACACGGCCGAGCCCGTGTTCGACGCGATCGTGCGCGACCTGCCCGAGCGGGTCACGATCCTGCGCCGCATCCCCACCCCGTGGGCGACCTGGGGCGCCGTCGAGGCCGAGATCGAGGGGTACCGCGCGGCTCTCGGAGTACCCGGCATCACGCACGTGGCGCTCGTCTCGGGCGCCGACTACCCGATCGCGCCGATCGACGACATCCGCAGGATGCTGCGCGAGCACCCCGGCGACTCGTTCGGGGCGACCTCTCCCCTGCCGTACAGCGAGTGGGGCCACTCCGGTGGGTTCGACCGCCTGCGCTACCGCCACTGGGCGCGAGGCAAGCGGATGCTGCGCCTGCCGATCCCGCGATCGCTGCCGAAAGGCGTGGACTTCGCCGGAGGGGCGACCTCGAAGATCCTCGCCGTCGATCACGCCCGAGCGCTCGTCGCGACCTACGACGCGCGCCCCGACCTCGTCGCGTTCTGGCGCCGCTCGTGGTCGGCGGACGAGACGTTCGTGAACTCGATCCTGAACACGCCCGCGTTCGTGCCGGGCTGGCGCGACGCGCACGTGAACACGCCGCTGTGGTGGATCGACTGGGGCGGACCCCGGAAGAAGAGTCCGCCGTGGCTCACGCTCGTCGACCTGCCGCGCCTCGAGACGCGCCACGTCGACGACGCCCAGCTGGTGCCGTGCACCTTCGCCCGGAAGTTCTCGACGCAGGCGTCGACCGACCTGATGGACGCGCTCGATGCGAAGCTCGGGCTGCGCCCCGGGGCCGCCGCGCGCTAG
- a CDS encoding SseB family protein: MTSPEPTPTSDETREPTALEAAIRQGQAGASDMQEVISQFVNSTIVVPTATEVKDDMNELQPVLFDREGTQMLAVFTHIDRVPQQVAEVAGYAVELPAAEFVQAIPAEAGLVVNPGNEEGFEMLPEGVQQLANDVRGMIAAMAAAQGVNQDDASSSDQPPASTKVDPSAIPNF; the protein is encoded by the coding sequence ATGACATCCCCAGAGCCCACCCCCACGTCTGACGAGACCCGCGAGCCCACCGCCCTCGAGGCGGCGATCCGCCAGGGTCAGGCCGGGGCCTCCGACATGCAGGAGGTCATCTCGCAGTTCGTCAACTCGACCATCGTCGTGCCCACGGCGACCGAGGTGAAAGACGACATGAACGAGCTCCAGCCCGTGCTCTTCGACCGCGAGGGCACGCAGATGCTCGCCGTGTTCACGCACATCGACCGGGTGCCGCAGCAGGTCGCCGAGGTCGCCGGCTACGCGGTCGAGCTGCCCGCCGCCGAGTTCGTGCAGGCCATCCCGGCCGAGGCCGGACTCGTCGTCAACCCCGGCAACGAGGAGGGGTTCGAGATGCTGCCCGAGGGCGTCCAGCAGCTCGCCAACGACGTCCGCGGCATGATCGCGGCCATGGCGGCGGCGCAGGGTGTCAACCAGGACGACGCGTCCTCGAGCGACCAGCCGCCGGCGTCGACCAAGGTCGACCCGAGCGCGATCCCGAACTTCTAG
- a CDS encoding Gfo/Idh/MocA family protein: MTASSHPAHRTLGVGLISVGWMGRLHSKAYESIRFAYPEATFRPRLVVAADAVQANADYAVDVLGYERSTLDYRDVLADPEVDVVSICAPNFLHREFALAAAEAGKPFWIEKPTGRNAEETADIVGAAAAAGLVTGVGFTYRQAPAIQHAKRLVRDGALGEITNVKVSLLADYSADPLGAFTWRYETARAGSGVLGDLLSHGVDLASQIVGEADSVTALTQTVIGERPVPQHATVGHQLASDDDPKRAVENEDYASLLVRFRDSKAVGFFEASRVAVGPRSDYSIEVFGTEGSLKWTFARMNELEVCLGRGGDTHGYTTVLAGPGDGDYSHFQPGAGISMSFDDLKTIEAYQFLQSVVTGEQVAPSVADALAAARVVEAAEASAADGAWHRVTRD, translated from the coding sequence ATGACTGCATCGTCGCACCCGGCCCACCGCACCCTCGGCGTAGGACTCATCAGCGTCGGCTGGATGGGCCGCCTGCACTCCAAGGCGTACGAATCGATCCGCTTCGCCTACCCCGAGGCGACCTTCCGCCCCCGTCTCGTCGTCGCCGCCGACGCCGTGCAGGCAAACGCCGACTACGCCGTCGACGTCCTCGGCTACGAGCGCTCCACCCTCGACTACCGCGACGTGCTGGCCGACCCCGAGGTCGACGTCGTGTCGATCTGCGCCCCGAACTTCCTCCACCGCGAGTTCGCGCTCGCCGCCGCCGAGGCCGGCAAGCCGTTCTGGATCGAGAAGCCGACCGGCCGGAACGCCGAGGAGACCGCCGACATCGTGGGGGCGGCGGCGGCCGCGGGCCTGGTGACGGGGGTCGGGTTCACGTATCGGCAGGCTCCTGCGATCCAGCACGCGAAGCGTCTCGTGCGCGACGGGGCTCTGGGCGAGATCACCAACGTGAAGGTGTCGCTGCTCGCCGACTACTCGGCCGACCCGCTGGGCGCGTTCACCTGGCGCTACGAGACGGCGAGGGCAGGATCAGGTGTGCTCGGCGACCTGCTCAGCCACGGCGTCGACCTCGCCTCGCAGATCGTCGGGGAGGCCGACAGCGTCACCGCGCTCACCCAGACCGTCATCGGCGAGCGTCCGGTGCCTCAGCACGCCACCGTCGGACACCAGCTCGCGAGCGACGACGACCCGAAGCGCGCCGTCGAGAACGAGGACTACGCCTCGCTTCTCGTGCGCTTCCGCGACTCGAAGGCCGTCGGCTTCTTCGAGGCCAGCCGCGTCGCGGTCGGCCCGCGCAGCGACTACTCCATCGAGGTCTTCGGCACCGAGGGGTCTCTGAAGTGGACCTTCGCCAGGATGAACGAGCTCGAGGTCTGCCTCGGTCGCGGCGGCGACACCCACGGCTACACGACCGTGCTCGCGGGCCCCGGCGACGGCGACTACTCGCACTTCCAGCCGGGCGCCGGCATCTCGATGAGCTTCGACGACCTCAAGACCATCGAGGCGTACCAGTTCCTGCAGTCGGTCGTCACCGGCGAGCAGGTCGCGCCGTCGGTCGCCGACGCGCTCGCCGCGGCCCGCGTCGTGGAGGCCGCGGAGGCCTCGGCAGCGGACGGCGCCTGGCACCGGGTGACGCGCGATTGA
- a CDS encoding peroxidase family protein encodes MTASHSTSANPAGGHGGGVRGDLVAHRSSQFEGRYGRLFRSLPAASWPMSALNALGHAMTADPETDPADPTMPAASPETDAILQDDEENAGIPAGYTYFGQFIDHDITFDPASSMMKANDPDALIDFRTPRLDLDNVYGRGPDDQPYLYVGNKLRLGRHLTEGVGSATPGRGHAVNLRDVPRYADVDDPTLPKRALIGDKRNDENVIVSQLQSSILQFHNRLVDLHPTSTFAEVQQLVRWHYQWLVINDFLVRICGKDLVDEIFPHRLDSVPAAEKRPTLSLYRFKNDPFMPIEFSVAAYRFGHSMVRPIYRLNTVLDGGDDPLHATAHEKAIGLAGRFFIFAGVQIRGLDGFDEFPSPWAIDWSLFFDIPGVAPVGGKRRVQPAYKIDTSLVNPLGFLPEFSTLLKPPVSPPITVEKLQAKPVDPTNDPANLAIRNLLRGMALQLPSGQAVADALGIDRIPDDQLTVQKATLADTAASPQKLVDLDTSFAGNAPLWYYVLAEAQVEWLKKAKGVNGKGDAEPLHLGPVGGRIVAETLIGLIQGDSESYLNQRPNFEPVVDGKRLDTVGALLQWAVRS; translated from the coding sequence ATGACCGCTTCGCACTCCACGTCGGCCAATCCGGCCGGCGGTCACGGCGGCGGTGTCCGCGGCGACCTCGTCGCACACCGCTCGAGCCAGTTCGAAGGCCGCTACGGCCGCCTGTTCCGCTCCCTCCCGGCGGCCTCCTGGCCGATGTCCGCGCTCAACGCGCTCGGGCACGCCATGACCGCCGATCCCGAGACGGACCCCGCCGACCCGACGATGCCGGCGGCCTCGCCCGAGACCGACGCGATCCTCCAGGACGACGAGGAGAACGCCGGGATCCCGGCCGGGTACACCTACTTCGGCCAGTTCATCGATCACGACATCACGTTCGATCCTGCCTCCAGCATGATGAAGGCGAACGACCCGGACGCCCTGATCGACTTCCGCACGCCTCGCCTCGACCTCGACAACGTCTACGGGCGGGGGCCCGACGACCAGCCGTACCTCTACGTCGGCAACAAGCTGCGCCTCGGCCGCCACCTCACCGAGGGCGTGGGCAGCGCCACGCCGGGCCGAGGTCACGCGGTGAACCTGCGCGACGTGCCGCGGTACGCAGACGTCGACGACCCGACGCTGCCCAAGCGAGCCCTGATCGGCGACAAGCGCAACGACGAGAACGTCATCGTCTCGCAGCTGCAGTCGTCGATCCTGCAGTTCCACAACCGCCTCGTCGACCTGCACCCGACGTCGACGTTCGCCGAGGTCCAGCAGCTGGTGCGCTGGCACTACCAGTGGCTCGTCATCAACGACTTCCTGGTCAGGATCTGCGGGAAGGACCTCGTGGACGAGATCTTCCCGCACCGCCTCGACTCCGTGCCGGCAGCGGAGAAGCGCCCGACGCTCAGCCTCTACCGCTTCAAGAACGACCCGTTCATGCCGATCGAGTTCTCGGTCGCGGCCTACCGCTTCGGCCACTCCATGGTGCGGCCGATCTACCGCCTCAACACGGTGCTCGACGGCGGCGACGACCCGCTGCACGCGACCGCGCACGAGAAGGCGATCGGCCTCGCCGGGCGGTTCTTCATCTTCGCCGGCGTGCAGATCCGCGGCCTCGACGGGTTCGACGAGTTCCCCTCGCCGTGGGCGATCGACTGGAGCCTGTTCTTCGACATCCCGGGCGTCGCGCCGGTGGGCGGCAAGCGCCGCGTGCAGCCGGCCTACAAGATCGACACGTCGCTGGTGAACCCGCTCGGCTTCCTGCCCGAGTTCTCGACGCTCCTCAAGCCGCCGGTGTCGCCGCCGATCACCGTCGAGAAGCTGCAGGCGAAGCCGGTCGACCCGACCAACGACCCGGCGAACCTCGCGATCCGCAACCTGCTGCGCGGCATGGCCCTGCAGCTGCCGAGCGGCCAGGCCGTCGCCGACGCGCTCGGCATCGACCGGATACCCGACGACCAGCTCACCGTGCAGAAGGCGACCCTCGCCGACACCGCAGCGAGCCCGCAGAAGCTCGTCGACCTCGATACGTCCTTCGCCGGCAACGCGCCGCTCTGGTACTACGTCCTGGCCGAGGCTCAGGTGGAATGGCTGAAGAAGGCGAAGGGGGTCAACGGCAAGGGCGACGCCGAGCCGCTCCACCTCGGGCCCGTGGGCGGCAGGATCGTGGCGGAGACCCTCATCGGCCTGATCCAGGGCGACAGCGAGTCGTACCTCAACCAGCGGCCGAACTTCGAGCCCGTCGTCGACGGCAAGCGCCTCGACACCGTGGGCGCCCTCCTCCAGTGGGCGGTGCGCTCATGA
- a CDS encoding patatin-like phospholipase family protein gives MSDTMLDPVEAKEKDAGAKFADLVLEGGGVKGIGLAGAVTTLARDGYRFPRIGGTSAGAIVACLVAVFEQKNVGLDTLEEVMKSMTFSNFEGRSWAQRVFGPVGNAAAVLAHQGVYSSDYLETWLGGILKEHGVETFGDLRLDDPGADANLPDERKYRLVVHASDLTRKCLVRIPWDLPQYLCAPDASPEERRAAIDSYRLVDAVRASMSIPWFFRPFLQRTATGSCTWVDGGLLENFPVTVFDRTDGRPNRWPTFGVKLSSRPGPASNDRTVLGNIAELKAVASTTLGQWNRYVLTDDGVDARTVWVDTDGISATEFHLSGAQQDTLYANGTAAADRFLTEWRQMQAPKVTA, from the coding sequence ATGAGCGACACGATGCTCGACCCGGTCGAGGCGAAGGAGAAGGACGCCGGCGCGAAGTTCGCCGACCTCGTCCTCGAAGGCGGCGGCGTCAAGGGCATCGGGCTCGCAGGAGCCGTGACCACCCTCGCGCGGGACGGCTACCGGTTCCCGCGCATCGGCGGCACGTCGGCCGGCGCGATCGTCGCCTGTCTCGTCGCCGTCTTCGAGCAGAAGAACGTCGGGCTCGACACGCTCGAGGAGGTCATGAAGTCGATGACGTTCTCGAACTTCGAGGGCCGGTCGTGGGCGCAGCGGGTCTTCGGGCCGGTGGGGAACGCCGCGGCCGTGCTCGCTCACCAGGGCGTGTACTCGTCGGACTACCTCGAGACCTGGCTGGGCGGGATCCTGAAGGAGCACGGCGTCGAGACCTTCGGCGACCTGCGCCTCGACGACCCCGGCGCCGACGCGAACCTCCCCGACGAGCGCAAGTACCGGCTCGTCGTGCACGCCTCCGACCTCACGCGCAAGTGCCTGGTGCGGATCCCGTGGGACCTCCCGCAGTACCTCTGCGCGCCCGACGCCTCGCCCGAGGAACGGAGGGCCGCGATCGACTCGTATCGGCTCGTCGACGCGGTCCGCGCCTCCATGTCGATCCCGTGGTTCTTCCGGCCGTTCCTGCAGCGCACGGCGACCGGGTCGTGCACGTGGGTCGACGGCGGGCTCCTGGAGAACTTCCCGGTCACCGTGTTCGACCGCACCGACGGACGGCCGAACCGCTGGCCCACGTTCGGCGTGAAGCTGTCGAGCCGGCCGGGGCCCGCGTCGAACGACCGCACCGTGCTCGGCAACATCGCCGAGCTCAAGGCCGTGGCGTCGACGACGCTCGGCCAGTGGAACCGCTACGTCCTCACCGACGACGGCGTGGACGCCCGCACCGTCTGGGTCGACACCGACGGGATCTCGGCGACCGAGTTCCACCTCAGCGGCGCGCAGCAGGACACCCTGTACGCCAACGGCACGGCGGCCGCCGACAGGTTCCTCACCGAGTGGCGGCAGATGCAGGCGCCGAAGGTGACCGCCTAG
- a CDS encoding class I SAM-dependent methyltransferase, with product MSTDTAPDGRHLDGSAGDADYGTIGRGYTDYRQPDPRIAAAIERALGDAVTVLNVGAGAGSYEPRDRTVTPVEPSASMRAQRPADLAPAIDATAESLPFADDSFDASMATFSIHQWSALERGLAEMRRVTRGPVVLLSCDPAALDRFWLVDYAPEVIATEASRYPEPERVARALGGQVRIEHVGIPLDCTDGFGEAYYGRPERLLEPGARLANSAWSFVAQDVEARFVDTLSADLASGAWDAAHGHLREQPEFDGSLRLLVGLP from the coding sequence ATGAGCACCGACACCGCGCCTGACGGGCGCCACCTCGACGGCAGCGCCGGCGACGCCGACTACGGCACCATCGGCCGCGGCTACACCGACTACCGGCAGCCAGACCCGCGCATCGCCGCCGCGATCGAGCGCGCCCTCGGCGACGCGGTCACCGTGCTGAACGTGGGCGCGGGCGCGGGGTCGTACGAGCCGCGCGACCGCACGGTCACGCCGGTCGAGCCCAGCGCCTCCATGCGCGCCCAGCGGCCCGCCGACCTGGCACCGGCGATCGACGCCACGGCCGAGAGCCTGCCGTTCGCCGACGATTCCTTCGACGCGTCGATGGCCACGTTCTCGATCCACCAGTGGTCCGCCCTCGAGCGGGGTCTCGCCGAGATGCGTCGCGTCACCCGGGGCCCTGTCGTGCTGCTGTCGTGCGATCCTGCGGCCCTCGACCGCTTCTGGCTGGTCGACTACGCGCCGGAGGTCATCGCCACCGAGGCGTCGCGCTACCCCGAACCGGAGCGTGTCGCCCGGGCGCTCGGCGGGCAGGTGCGCATCGAGCACGTCGGCATCCCGCTCGACTGCACCGACGGCTTCGGCGAGGCGTACTACGGGCGCCCCGAGCGGCTGCTGGAGCCCGGGGCCCGGCTCGCCAACTCGGCCTGGAGCTTCGTGGCGCAGGATGTGGAGGCCCGCTTCGTCGACACCCTCTCGGCCGACCTCGCCTCCGGGGCGTGGGACGCCGCCCACGGGCACCTCCGCGAGCAGCCGGAGTTCGACGGCTCCCTCCGGCTGCTCGTCGGGCTCCCCTAG